The Plasmodium coatneyi strain Hackeri chromosome 11, complete sequence DNA segment GGTAACGCAAAAGcgcacattttatttcttcaatAGGGCGGGATGCAAGCGGCAATTCTGACACGTGTTAGCATTGGTCACCATTACGAATAATGTATTCCTGCAATTTCCGTTTTtaccctttcccctttttagaTATAACACGAAAAGAAGACACTGGAGACGAACAAAATTGGGACTTTAAAGGATATGCGGAtggtgttttccttttcttggcATGACAAGATGGATGGAAGTTTTATCGAGAGAGAGAAGGGTGGTAGTCCTTTCAAGGAGGAAACCTGTTTCCACCCCTTTATTATTCTTGCACAGTTGCGTGTTTGCTGATTAGCAATTTGTACCTTTTCATTTCGCTTCCCTACACACtgtgctttttcttttctttttttttttttaacataaacagttaaattttatattaacGCAAAACTtgacaaaaaggaaacgaTAAATTATATGCCGTTTAATGCATGACACATGAGAAAGAACGTCCTTGTGGAAAAGGAGGGTGTTCCAGAGCCTTAACTGGGCGAATGAAAGCAGAGCGAAGGAGTATATGTGTTTGTTAACGGTTGTGCGCCAACCCCCTGCGAAGTTGTCTCCTGCTTTATCGCATCAGtgataataatatattctCCCGAAGTATGCGTCACTGTaatcgaattttttttctttcatgctaataaaaagaaaaacttaaTCGCAGCGGGAAGCTGTTCTTGTACAGTTGAGTACcaaacaaattggaaaattttttaaaaacacatGTGTGGTCAGTGGGTATGCAACAATGCACAATTTACGCAAGAATGTTGCGTTCCACTGGTGTGCTTCCTTGGTTCCTTTAACATGTGCGCAAATTGCGCAAGGAGGCCTAGATCGGAAATTGCGAATTGTGCGGAGTAAACATGCGCTTATGAATAACATTCACGTATACacgcatgtgcatatgcgcGTATGCACACAATATTCCCTAAAAGAACATTTCTGCGAAGGTGACACACCACTAAAAATGCGAAACCCATATGAAAATTTCGGCAGCACTGAATACCCCCCGTTTGTTGCGTAAAGCATTAATTCAGATCTTCCTCGTGTTGCTCAACAACTTGTTCTGATTTTTcgcgtttccttttttgcatattgAAAGGTATATCGCTGTGCCATTTGTGCATGGtcacatgtgtacatgtatgcGGACGCGTATGCGAacttgtacattttttcccaccccccacacacatacacacgtgctaaaataaaagaaaaaaaaaaaattataattatattccAAAGCTATAATCTCAACATTCTGCTCTTAACCAAAAACAAGGAGAGAGCAATTTcggccatttttatttatgtaaaaaggggaaagtattttttttgtacaagcgaattttttcctttacacttttgtctaaatttttttaaaattgtatgCGTATTAACGAAGCTTAACAGCTTCCCCGCTTCATTGTTACGTCgataattttccctttattttttccctccctttgGTAACAACACAACTGCAACGATGGTGAAAAGCGCAAGCAGAAACAATGACACGGAAGTCGATAACTTCTCAGTCAACATAAACAACAGCAATGATTTTAACAGAGTGCTGAACGAAATTAAGTTAAAAGAATTTCATCATGAGaagtcaaaaaggggaaagcgcACGAAAAGTAAGGTAAAGCTAAAAAATGGCAGCGATGTTGAAAATGGCGCAGTAATCTTAAACTCGCAGTTAGACAAAGGCACAAAGAGCAGAAGGATTCTTAGCAAaaataaggagaaagaaaaattgctgCAAAATGACGTAAGCGAAATGAACGCGCAGAGCAACAATTTGTACGACACGCCCGTCTTCCCGCAAATCACCTCCCTAATTCTCTAccatgaaaaagaaaacaataaCTCGGAATCCTCCAGCAGCATCAAACATGcaataaacgaaaaaataaaaaggcacAACTCCAACCATAAAATCGAGAAACATACCATATATGATATCTACGCAAAgacgttaaaaaaattatcaattGAGGACGAAAGTGATGTCTTAAAGGAAAGTGATGAAGGcaacttttattttagtatgaacaaaatttcaGACAAGGGAAAAAGCAATATGAACTTTTCAAACTCGAACTTTTCAAATAACACCTCAGATGTATCCTCATCTAATTTGATTCCCACGTACCAAACTGGAGGCAGTAACgttggcaaaaaaatgaaccaccaaaatgggaaggacaCTAAATTGACGGAAATAAAACATATCGATAGGAATGCACAGACGAAACAGCAGCGTCACCACagtaaggagaaaaagacgCACAAGGACCTAGAACAGATTCCAGGAAGTGACTCAAATTTTTACTACGATGAGAAAACGTTTAACGTTTCGCACCTGAAGAAGGAACGTCGCAGGTGCAAAAGTGGTGGTAATTCCTCCGATGAGAAGCAAAGCATAAAGGGAAtggtaaagggaaaaagggtgAGCAGTACAGAAGGGGGCAGAGAATcagataaatataaatatgggAGGGATACAAATGGAGGTACATACAAAAGTGAACAGAAATGCAAATCGAAATGTGTAAGCGTAAGTGTAGATCTGGATGAACAACCCTACGCGCGTGATGCAAAGATGCCTGCAGACATCCTCAACACGAACGAATATCTTACGCAGAAGGAACGTGATTATTTTAACGAATCCAACTCTTTGTCCATTGAAAATTTAcacgaaaatggaaaagaaaaaatgcaggaCGAAatgggaaatgaaaaatgtaaggTAGCGAACACTAAAGGGAAAGATCAAGTCATAAGTACCTATGATGGTGACGCGTATGACGTAGAGGGATCAATCAAGACGGCACTAAAAGATATACCCGAAATTAATACGTACCATTCACTAAACAGTCTATTAcaccaaaagaaaaaatatataaacgGAAAACGAAATGAGAATTACGCAACATCAGAAATAACCACAACAGATTCTGAATACTCGATAGATGAAAAActgaatataaatatgtcatatgaagattttaaaaataagaaggaaagtgaaaTGCTGTCTGTTGTGCAGGTCAGCAAAAGTAAAGAGAAGTTACTAAAAGTAGTAAATAGTgagcacattttaaatattaGGAAGCTGCTAAGAATAATGCGCGAATTTTATATAGGATTTATTGGTCTacaattaatttattttataacgTATCTTCTCTTTGGTAATAATAGCGTCTACTTAATTCAAATTGTTTCCATATCTTGCACCTTCTTTTCGTTGTTGGATGCCAATTACCACGGGTACTTATTAAATGGCTTTATTGACCTTTgtgttgcaatttttttaaatatagcTATTTTAGAAGATATTTCCGGTTTTAAAAGCTTAAAATCTAATGATGtgttgaaaaatataacccTGTCGAATGTCGTTTTCCTGTACTTCTTTTctgcgttttcttttttgaatgGCTATTTTATACATAAATTGCATTCCATGGagagaagaaatataaagCATGTAATACGGAGCATCGAGTCGAAAGCGGAGCAGGCTGTTAGAAGCGCCACGTTGGATACCTCACCTTCCAAAAGTGTTCATTAGGGTGTTCTTGGCATGCACGGGCAGGTGTGctttatacatatacacatgcatacgcacatacgtacacacacatatatatttatgcgtGTGTTCAGTTGTTAAAAGATGCAAATTCACGAAACGGAAGAGTAAAAACTGTTTGTTCCAACTGCCTGAACCTTGCGTGGGCCCCTTTCTAACCGTAAAGGTGTTTTATGTAACAACTATGTCACACCCTCCTGTACCACGTGAACGTTTGGGAAGGAAAGTGAGTGCACACTTGCATACATGCTGCTCTTTGTATTTCCATTCCCCTCTTGTtcgtgtatatttttctttgttttgttttttttgtgtaagaTTTAGCTTCGTAGTaaccttaaaacttcctaCTGCACACAGGAAGGGAGAAACTGCGCTTTGACGTAAAGTGCTTAAAtgcaaaaggaaataaagttGTTCCATTTAAACGTCTGCAATAAGAAACATGCACAGCAATGTGTACTATGTATACAGAAATATTCCGCTTAGCCTTTTCGCATTTAATAAATGAACGTTAAGCAAGCTGTATTCAAATCCTTGTCATGATATTCTTATCAGTTCCGTTCaaattatattaaaattgtGTAGAGGCCATACTTCGGGAATTGCAAAATATGGAAAGACCAGGCCGGAGTAATGGCAAAattggttaaaaaaaggaaacagcAAAGTAGAAGTTAATTGCATAAAGGAGGTTACGCAGGtgcatgaatttttttcgcacttTTGGCTAATTAGCACCGGAGTAGACGAATGCACATTTCTACGAATGATGCAATTTTCCCTAGTATTCAGCTTAATATTCCTGTTTTACTGGAacaggaataaaaaaaaaaaaaaaaattacaaatatGGAGACCTGtaacaaaattaatgaacattttagatgtacaataaaaaaattttaccaacaCGTCCGTGAACtgagaacatttttttttctttcacttatgttgattacacatgaacataaaCACCTTAGtacaatgaaaaagaaaaaaaatggagggatgggaagaaaaaggaagaatggttattttgcttctttccttagacactcTAATTATAAACTCTATGCGGACTTCGAGCGGTGGTCATTTATATTAAgtgggaaggaggaaggaaacattacatATTACATTGCAATGTTCAACATTCCAATTTGTTACATAGCGACGGTCTTACATGCGACCATAACCTATATTTTGTCGATGACCTAgtgtactattattatttgttcctgtgCCTGTTCTTCCATTCCTGGTAGATTGTCCTAGTGTAGACGGTCTCCTGTATGCAGTGGAACTTACTGCAATGGAATCAAGTATGGAACTTGTTTCCGAACTGTCCGTGTAGCCTACTGTGGAAGTTTCTGTTAATTCGTCAAATTCTTCTTGCCTTGaacttctctttctttttccacttgagTGGTTTCCAAagcaagaagaccatggtttatactaaagggaaggagtggaaggaagattgttaagGGGTGTCAgcaaagaaggttgttagtggtggtggaaggaaggtacttcctaaGGAATGGAGGGCTGTTAGGTGAGTGTtagaatggaaagaaggtggtgttaggggtggtaggtgggttgttagatggtaggtgggttgttaggagtggtaggtggaaagtcacttcctttaaggagaaaaaaaaagaaaaaaaacaaacaaatttgaaggaagggaggaaggtgtgcagAGGGATGTAGATTTGGGTGttaagggtggaagggagtATGTGTGCAAGATGGTGCACTTAGAGGGAAGGTGTTTAAAGAAGTGTTCGGGATGGTGCAGTTTTGGGTAGAAGGgtatagaggaagaaagaaaatcaaaaatgaagaaaaaaaaataaaaaaaaaaaaagaaggaaagaaagaaaagaagaaaaaaaggaagggaagaatgtgTGCAGGAGGGTGCAGTTCTTAGGGATAGGAGTAAGGTTCTTAGggctggaaggaaggggtgttagttTGTTGAGgatggtagaatgaaggggtgTTAGTTTGTTgagggtggtagaatgaaggggtgtaagggtattagagtgCAGGATTTTAGCGAtgttagaatgatgttgttagggttgaaggaaagaaggtcCCTTCCCTTAGGGAAGGGTACatccgaagggtgtataaaaaaaaaggaaaaaaaaaaaaaaaaaaggtttaggtaagaaaaagaaggttaagcaagaaaaaaagaagaagaaaaggtgtaaagaaggaatgtttaaggaagaagaaaagaagaaggtagATTTAagaatataaggaaggaaggttgaaactgtaaagaaggaagaatagtgtaaggaagaagaaggtttaaggaaggaaggtataaggaaggaaggtttcaggtgtaaagaatgaaggtttaaggaaggaaaagaagggaacaatACCTTAcctgaagaaggaagggaaagaaaggggaacaacaaccttcctaggggggaagggaaggaaggaaaggagggaacattaccttcctaaggaaggaaaggaagggaaaatatattaatataccATGCGAGTGAACTGTACACTACATATGAGCAATATTTACTGATCTCTAAACTATCAGTAAAACATCTGTTAAGAGTTCGTGCAGAAATTCTCACCCCAAGGGAAGTTACGTGcctatgtatataataatttaatacacccatatatatacaatacattAACGTCACCCTTAAAGAATTAAGGAATGTATATtaattggaaggaaaataaaaaaaatttgatacatatgtacgtacacacacactctGGTTCATTCATTTCATAATCATTACAGAACAAGCAGAAAttcttacatatatttattttgtgtgAATGTATGAAGAATACATTTTATAACACAAATTTAAttggtatatacatatacacagaagaatgtacacatagaACAATGGCGATAAATAAGCTCACGGTCAGCTACTTCTGCTTCGAAGTGTACGCATAAATAATATTCCTAAAATATTCTGTATACAATATAATACGTAAGGACGAAAAACACGGGGGAATACATGTACTcctattaattatatttgtaGAGAAACGACTTGAACGATTCCTTAACTTCAAGGAGAGAgtattataataaatttaatataGAAACAGATGCCTGCTGGAAATTATACATGAATGAGaatgcggaaaaaaagaagaatgaggTATATAATAAACTGAGTCCCATGGGATATAAGGACAATATGACGGAAGCCTGGTGTTATGCAGTAATGGACAATAAGGTGGATCAGTTGTATAGTCCAATTTGCAAttacttatattattggatagggagTAAAATAACTGCCGATAATAGAAGTAAATCATGGGAAGAAATCATGAGGACCATTTACGAAGAATTAACCAATCCCCctaaaggggggaagtgtgGAATCATATACCCTGACATTGATCAAACTATTTTTGGCCATATGAAAACCTTATATGAGTACTACACGGACTATGGAAATATAAGGGGGCACCTAGATCTTAGTAAGAACTACTGTGATCAGGAAGTACACAATTATTTGGATAACATTTATAAAGCTTACCAAGCCATGGAAACAGAATGCACCGATGATGGATGTAGCAAGGACTATTGTACAGACTTCGGAAAAATGTTCACGGACACCAAATATGAAGAACTATTAAAGAAGGGATGTAACACAGACACTAGACCAGAGGATAAACCAGCCGAGAGGCACCTCCAAGCTGAGGGAAAGAAATTTCTCGTAGTACGAGGTGAACCCGCACATACGGTGGAACAATCACAACATCCCACTAATCCAACCTCCTCTACCAACACCCCTACAGGCACCGTACCTGCTATATTTGGTACAACCACTACAATAGGACTTGGACTCATTTCCCTCCTTCTGTATAAGGTTACAATTaccattacaattataattaccattacaattataattaccactatCTATttgaaatatgcacatacacacatgcacacacacatatacatatatacatatatatgtatatatatatacatacaaacatgtatatatatgatacaTGTTCaccctcttcttttccctttaacaatttttagtataatcttttaccttcttggataAGTAACTACTTTCGAGGCAGCAGCAACACCAACAGTAGGAGCAGAAGtaacagaggaagaagatcaTTCGCTGGACGTCACCACCTTGATGATTCAACAACAATAGGTGACTCCACAACAAATTATTCCACAACAGACTATTCCACAGCATCAGAATTTGATGTGCAGTCTACAAGTACAGGAAGAACAACGAATAATGCAAGACAGCGACAACAACAGCAAAGGCAACGCAGGAATGTAGGTTATCATCCTAGGTAATGTAGGTTATCATCCCTAgataaaatgttttttccccaGTGTTAATTATAATAACTTACACTACTAAGTGTCCCAACACAGAGAGgaaattacacaaatgtgGACATGTAAAAATTctttacacacacatatgtccacataaatatattcagatggaaaaagataaaggaaaatttaataaaagaaaggaagaatatgaagaaggggaagttaaaaaaagaaaaaggaggaaatagaTGAAGAAACAGCCATAAATATAAGGACATAATTACAAATTcaacaaatgcaaaaaagaaggaaaggaaaggaagagaaaaaagagaaggaagaaaggggaaagtgaTGTGCTAAACGTCCACACGTATtatagaatatatttttttcgaatccgaatgaaaaaattaaaaattttttgttttaggggaagaaaaaattatcatataaaaaggaaaaagaagaaggacggTGTGTATGCGCACCatatggggaagaaaaggagcaCAGCACTATTATTATagcaaatgtatataaacattcatgaatattttcccctgcttccacatatatatataagtataattCCATGCacagttccttccttcctccttcctcctcttcttctttcttatatatgtagttaATTCTGATCCAATAAGTTGAGCTACTTTTCAATAAATATTGAATAATGCAAGTACACATTGCTGAAGGGAGGGAGGAATGCATTGTATATGGAGTACACAATATATGCTAGGAACCCTTAATAACCCTTCTTTaagtaataacaataaaacataaaatgaataatgcatgctcaattttttatttaaaagggaaaaatcgtattattatatatgtgaaggAGTAGCTGAAAAGGAACACatgatataaataataatacaatgTAATGAAGAGTAAAATACAATTCAATAGTATAATGAACATAAAGGGAAATGGTCCCTTTGCGCTCTTcctatttgctttttttttttttccgtcttAACTATTCATGTAGCTACTTTaagtatacacatataatgatttcgacatacatgtacatgtatgtgttaCCGCTATGCAGAAATTAagcaaatatatgtgcatcatcattaatggaagaaaagtgCAAATTTTATGGTGTTCATAATCATcctataatatgtacaaaattcTCATACATGTGTTCATTACggaaatatgaacaacacaTTCTTAGTATAAATTTATTtgggtaaaaaatatgtccaCATAAACATAAACAATGGTGACGCATGTAATACCGacttcatttattacatgAAGTAAggtgtatattcatgtggtgaatataatattctctatgtataatgtaataaataaaagaaataagagTATACATACACCCCCCCACCCTTTTTGGTCAATTCCACATTCATAGGAGGATCCGGAACAGCAATGCAAAGTGGAAGatttaccttcacaaaaaatatataacaaatTCAAAGAAAATGACCAAAATACATGTCCGAAATTGAGTTCCTGGGAAACAGAAATATGGAATATTTTGAAAGGTAAATTAAAAGACCCTTCCGATGGTGGCGCAGAATGTCTCAAGAAAATTACGCAAGCTCGGTGCAACATATCTGCACTAAGCGCGAAGAAACAATCGTGCACCGTAATTTGTgacttcctttatttctggTTAGGGGATATGTTACATAACAAattggaaggaggaaatgctAAACTTAAGGAAGTTATACAAAAAATCTTCAGTACATTCGAAGGATTCAAGGAACTGTGTACAAACAGTGCtgtaaacagaaaaattaacacagattttttcccccagaAGAAACAGTTATTTGATTATTATTACGACTACCGAACTATATGGAATGAACTAAAGAATTGCGGATCCTGTGAGTCCTCGTGTTTTCAGAACTATAAGAACTATCTAGTTGGAGCTGATGGACGTGGTGGAGCTAATCATGCTTATGGACAATTAAAAGCACGTGGGTCATCTAATCTAGATGattactttaaaaaattttgggaCAACTTCAAACATAATGTCAATGGTGTTAGTGGTgatagtggtggtggtactatcccaccaccatcataactgaaagaaaaggcaaCATCCGGAGGAGAGGAACTTCCGTCAAATGGAGAAGATGAGGCAAATCTCAATTTCTGTTTGGCACAGTTTCTTCAAAACCTTCAGAACTTGCTGCATCACCACTACAGGAGGGTAATGATAGTGGTAGTAGTATCGTACCTGGTGTGGTCACTTCTGCTGTTGGCACACTAGTCGGTCTTCCATTGGTCACtgcccttttatataaagtaagtaatagGACATACAATTACTATTATAATAGagctatatacatatgaatacagatacatatatatacatataaatatatatgtacacgcatatatatgtgtacttatatatgtatatatacttccacatgtgtatatataacacacatttttaccCTACCTCccctctttaaaaaattttcttagtataatcttctaccttcttcttggtttggtaaccattcttctacaaatggaggaagaagcaacaatagaagaaaaaaaggatctaCTATGCAGCGCCATTTTGATGGACTCTCAGAAGCCGAATACACctcaacaacaataaattcatccgaatattccatcccatacaccactactactactacaacTCATAGATGAGAAATAGGTGCCTTttgaatggaaggaaaaaaaaaaaaagtggaaaagttTCTTACATACTGTTCAATAGACATTAAGCATACTCGATACATACGTTAATTactatacaaatatatataatatgtaatgCACATGTAGAatgcttcaaaaaaaaaaaaaaaaaaggaagtccaAAGGGGGGGCGTCTTTATGGAttacataaatatgcacatatatatacacatatatcatatatatatatatatataatagaaGGGCGTACGTACCCgcctttcttccattctaTAATGTGagttctctttccttctttataatgctaataaataattaattatataaacAGAcagtgaaatatatataaacaaagcatttgtgtatatattaaggaaaaaaaaaaaaaaataatgctattcctttttaaggtggaattaaaaaattatacataaCAACATAACAATATAAACAGGCGGaactacacatacacacatattatacatatCGTACATAGAAATATGACAATCTTAATTTTTCGAACTATGCAGAATTATTGCATAAGGGTATAACATAGCATAGCACAGAATAGGAGCAACAATGGCGCTATATACATACTAATATAAAGAAGGGGCCttacgttccttccttccaccaaccaccaccctaacaaccttcgttCCAACCCTTCCGAtcattcaattttttcagatATCTCTTTAAGTAGAGCAACCTGTTCTTTAGGAGTCCTGCACCCTAATATTCTCTtgcacaaattttttccttccttcgaaaacaaaaatattaacagTAGGAAGAAGATTAGGAACCCGATTACTACAAATATTGTGTAGATAGGTATGCCGGTAGTTGAGATCGTACCAGGCGCGTCcgaatttttaaacaaatcgAGAGCCGAGTTTATAGGAATATGAATCCACATAAGAAGAATGATCATAATTAATAGGAAGGCCATCCATTCATGGGTCTTGACCTTTCCACGAAATAATCTACACAAAAATCGGTCACgccaactttttttcttcgaacATGAtgtttcattcttttcttcattcatttcttGATGGTTTGCTTCATACTTTGATTTTGTTAATTCCACCTCAGGTGGTAATTGTTTTAATTCATCTTCAGAGTTTGACTCTTCAGGGCGTGATTCttcaggtgggttgttaggggtggtgggaAGGTTGTCAGGTGGTGATTCTTCAGGAAGGTGAATTCCTTTGGGTGGTGAATTATTTAATTCACCTTCAGCTGGTGAATCttcaggtgggttgttaggggtggtggaaagaaggttgttaggtggtga contains these protein-coding regions:
- a CDS encoding KIR-like CYIR protein is translated as MNENAEKKKNEVYNKLSPMGYKDNMTEAWCYAVMDNKVDQLYSPICNYLYYWIGSKITADNRSKSWEEIMRTIYEELTNPPKGGKCGIIYPDIDQTIFGHMKTLYEYYTDYGNIRGHLDLSKNYCDQEVHNYLDNIYKAYQAMETECTDDGCSKDYCTDFGKMFTDTKYEELLKKGCNTDTRPEDKPAERHLQAEGKKFLVVRGTVPAIFGTTTTIGLGLISLLLYKYNLLPSWISNYFRGSSNTNSRSRSNRGRRSFAGRHHLDDSTTIGDSTTNYSTTDYSTASEFDVQSTSTGRTTNNARQRQQQQRQRRNVGYHPRWKKIKENLIKERKNMKKGKLKKEKGGNR